The following coding sequences lie in one Mycobacterium sp. Z3061 genomic window:
- a CDS encoding hemophore, whose protein sequence is MPSTPFLRRGLFAVVAATGLSCAGSAVLSAPAATGSTDPCAASEVARTIGSVAKSTGDYLDSHPETNQVMTSALQDQAGPQSLGTIKTYFEANPKVALDMQGLANPLNKLGTQCKLPISLPQALSMVQAAQGGGGLPSLPAGGAPAAPLPGPAPAAGTAPVPGVPAVAAPTSAPKPAPKPGG, encoded by the coding sequence ATGCCAAGTACGCCCTTCCTGCGCCGGGGACTGTTCGCCGTTGTGGCCGCGACCGGGTTGTCCTGCGCCGGCAGCGCCGTTCTTTCGGCGCCCGCGGCGACCGGTTCGACGGACCCGTGCGCGGCCAGCGAGGTGGCCCGCACCATCGGCTCGGTGGCCAAGTCGACGGGCGACTACCTGGACTCGCACCCCGAGACCAACCAGGTGATGACCAGCGCCCTGCAGGACCAGGCCGGCCCGCAGTCGCTCGGGACGATCAAGACCTACTTCGAGGCAAATCCCAAGGTGGCCCTGGACATGCAGGGGCTGGCCAACCCGCTGAACAAGCTGGGCACCCAGTGCAAGCTGCCGATTTCGCTGCCGCAGGCGCTCAGCATGGTGCAGGCGGCCCAGGGCGGGGGCGGACTGCCGAGTCTGCCGGCCGGCGGTGCTCCCGCCGCGCCGCTGCCGGGCCCTGCGCCCGCCGCCGGCACGGCGCCGGTGCCGGGCGTGCCCGCCGTCGCGGCGCCGACCAGCGCGCCGAAGCCCGCGCCGAAGCCGGGCGGCTAG
- a CDS encoding YbhN family protein codes for MSSDAGARKFAGLRLARGEKPARGKHWWLRWVVLSVVAIVLGVEVILVRDQLAKAWTSLFEANWWWLVAAMAAAAASMHSFAQIQRTLLRSAGVHVKQLRSEAAFYAANSLSTTLPGGPVISATFLLRQQRIWGASTVVASWQLVMSGALQAVGLAVLGLGGAFFLGARNNPFSLLFTLGGFIALLLLAQAVASRPELIEGIGSKVLSWVNSIRGKPADTGLDKWREILMQLESVSLSRRDLGVAFSWSLFNWVADVACLGFAAYAAGDHASVAGLTVAYAAARAVGTIPLMPGGLLVVEAVLVPGLVSSGMGLPNAISAMLIYRLISWLFIAAIGWVVFFFMFRTEKLAADGDDDPPTDPELRVPDLHAMADPADSALQGPLPPLDPAG; via the coding sequence ATGTCGTCTGACGCCGGTGCCCGCAAGTTTGCGGGCCTACGCCTCGCCCGGGGCGAGAAGCCGGCGCGCGGCAAACACTGGTGGCTGCGGTGGGTGGTGCTGTCCGTCGTCGCGATCGTGCTCGGCGTCGAGGTGATTCTGGTGCGCGACCAGCTGGCCAAGGCGTGGACGAGTCTGTTCGAAGCCAACTGGTGGTGGCTGGTCGCCGCCATGGCGGCCGCCGCCGCGTCGATGCACAGCTTCGCCCAGATCCAGCGCACGCTGCTGCGGTCCGCCGGCGTGCACGTCAAGCAGCTGCGCTCGGAAGCGGCCTTCTACGCGGCCAATTCGCTGAGTACCACGCTGCCCGGCGGTCCGGTGATCTCGGCGACGTTCCTGCTGCGCCAGCAGCGCATCTGGGGCGCCTCGACGGTGGTCGCGTCCTGGCAGCTGGTGATGTCGGGCGCGTTGCAGGCGGTCGGTCTGGCCGTGCTCGGGCTGGGCGGCGCATTCTTCCTGGGCGCCCGGAACAACCCGTTCTCGCTGCTGTTCACCCTCGGCGGCTTCATCGCGCTGTTGTTGCTGGCGCAGGCGGTGGCGTCCCGCCCGGAGCTGATCGAGGGTATCGGCAGCAAGGTTCTGTCCTGGGTCAACTCCATCCGCGGCAAACCGGCAGACACCGGCCTGGACAAGTGGCGCGAAATCCTGATGCAGCTGGAGTCGGTGAGCCTGAGCCGGCGCGACCTGGGCGTGGCGTTCAGCTGGTCGCTGTTCAACTGGGTCGCCGACGTCGCGTGCCTGGGGTTCGCGGCCTACGCCGCCGGTGACCACGCCTCGGTCGCCGGCCTGACGGTCGCTTATGCGGCGGCCCGCGCTGTCGGGACGATCCCGCTGATGCCGGGTGGCCTGCTGGTGGTGGAGGCAGTGCTGGTCCCCGGGCTGGTGTCCAGCGGCATGGGGTTGCCGAACGCGATCTCGGCGATGCTGATCTACCGCCTGATCAGCTGGCTGTTCATCGCCGCGATCGGCTGGGTGGTGTTCTTCTTCATGTTCCGCACCGAGAAACTCGCCGCGGACGGCGACGACGACCCGCCCACCGATCCCGAACTACGGGTGCCGGACCTGCACGCCATGGCCGACCCGGCCGACTCGGCGCTGCAGGGACCGTTGCCGCCGCTGGACCCGGCTGGCTAG
- a CDS encoding AI-2E family transporter: MSATLDDEAVSPLVRKTAAWSWRLLVIVAAAVALLWVVDRLEIIVVPVLLALMLSALLVPAVDWLDEHGLPRGAAVTMVLLSGFAILGGILAFVVSQFIVGVPDLVKQVEHSIDSSRRWLIEGPAHLRREQIDNAGNAAIEALRNNQAKLTSGALSTAATITELVTAAVLVLFTLIFFLYGGRNIWQYVQKIFPAHVRDRVHAAGHAGYGALTGYIRATFLVALTDAAGVGAGLAIMGVPLALPLASIVFLGAFVPLIGALVSGLLAVVVALLAKGMLYALLTLGLLIVVNQLEAHILQPLVMGRAVSIHPLAVVLAISTGGVLAGIVGALLSVPTVAFLNNAMQVLLARDPEAEAAEQANDEEVSAILQAKPDKPDKPDA; encoded by the coding sequence ATGTCGGCAACGTTGGACGACGAAGCGGTAAGCCCCCTGGTTCGCAAGACCGCGGCGTGGTCCTGGCGACTGCTGGTGATCGTCGCCGCCGCCGTCGCGTTGCTGTGGGTCGTCGACCGGCTCGAAATCATAGTGGTGCCGGTTTTGCTGGCGTTGATGCTCAGCGCTTTGCTGGTGCCGGCGGTCGACTGGCTGGACGAGCACGGTCTGCCGCGCGGCGCCGCGGTGACGATGGTGTTGCTGAGCGGGTTCGCGATCCTGGGCGGCATCCTGGCGTTCGTTGTCAGCCAGTTCATCGTGGGTGTACCCGATCTGGTCAAGCAGGTGGAGCACAGCATCGACAGCAGCCGCCGATGGCTGATCGAGGGCCCGGCGCACCTGCGCCGCGAGCAGATCGACAACGCGGGCAACGCGGCGATCGAAGCCCTGCGCAATAACCAGGCGAAGCTCACCAGCGGTGCGCTGTCCACCGCCGCCACCATCACCGAGCTGGTCACCGCGGCCGTCCTGGTGCTGTTCACCCTGATCTTCTTCCTGTACGGCGGGCGCAACATCTGGCAGTACGTGCAGAAGATCTTCCCGGCCCACGTCCGCGACCGGGTGCACGCGGCCGGTCACGCCGGGTACGGCGCCCTGACCGGCTACATCCGGGCTACCTTCCTGGTCGCGCTGACCGACGCGGCCGGGGTGGGCGCCGGGTTGGCGATCATGGGGGTCCCGTTGGCGCTGCCGCTGGCCTCCATCGTCTTTCTCGGTGCCTTTGTGCCGCTGATCGGTGCCCTGGTATCAGGTTTGCTGGCCGTGGTGGTGGCGCTGCTGGCCAAGGGCATGCTCTACGCGCTGCTGACGCTCGGCCTGCTGATCGTGGTGAATCAGCTCGAAGCGCACATACTGCAGCCGCTGGTGATGGGCCGTGCGGTGTCCATTCACCCGCTGGCGGTGGTGCTGGCGATCTCCACCGGCGGTGTGCTGGCCGGCATCGTCGGTGCTTTGCTGTCCGTTCCGACGGTGGCGTTCCTGAACAACGCGATGCAGGTGCTGCTGGCCCGCGATCCGGAGGCCGAGGCGGCAGAGCAGGCCAACGACGAAGAGGTGTCGGCGATTTTGCAGGCTAAACCGGACAAGCCGGACAAACCGGACGCTTAG
- a CDS encoding RICIN domain-containing protein codes for MRNFRPVSGAFVAIAAVLGTALLGAAPANADGPVQVKSRMGDVCLDAPDSSWLTALVVNPCNGADSQRWNQNGEQLESVAFPGNCLTSPNEERWTAHLGPCLNWFNQHWSPQPNGHIMISLDGCLTVLGGPNPGTWVSTRFCGGDVDQGWDLVP; via the coding sequence ATGCGCAACTTTCGACCGGTCAGCGGTGCCTTCGTCGCAATCGCTGCAGTGCTCGGCACCGCCCTGCTCGGCGCTGCTCCGGCGAACGCCGACGGCCCGGTACAGGTGAAAAGCCGCATGGGCGACGTCTGCCTGGACGCACCGGACAGCAGCTGGTTGACGGCGTTAGTGGTCAACCCCTGCAACGGGGCCGACTCCCAGCGCTGGAATCAGAACGGCGAGCAGCTGGAGAGCGTGGCGTTTCCCGGGAACTGCCTGACGTCGCCGAACGAGGAGCGGTGGACGGCGCACCTCGGGCCCTGCCTGAACTGGTTCAACCAGCACTGGAGCCCCCAGCCCAACGGCCACATCATGATCAGCCTGGACGGGTGCCTCACCGTCCTGGGCGGCCCGAACCCAGGCACGTGGGTGTCCACCCGGTTCTGCGGCGGCGACGTCGACCAGGGCTGGGATCTGGTGCCCTAA
- a CDS encoding MMPL family transporter: protein MFAWWGRTVYRIRYIVIGVTVALCLGGGIFGLSLGKHVTQSGFYDDGSQSVKASVLGDQVYGRDRTGHVVAIFHAPNGKTVTDPAWSKKISDELNQFVADHPKEVFGWAGYLRAPDSTSSVIKGMATDDKKYTFVSIPLKGDDDDTILTNYKTIEPALQKLDGGTVQLAGLQPVASALTGTIATDQRRMEVLALPLVAVVLFLVFGGAVAACLPVMVGGLSIAGSLGILRLIAMFGPVHFFAQPVVSLIGLGIAVDYGLFVVSRFREEIAEGYDTEAAVRRTVMTAGRTVVFSAVLIAASGASLLLLPQGFVKSLTYALITAVSLAAILSITLLPACLGVLGKHVDALGVRTAFRVPFLRNWKVSRAYLNWLADRLQKTKTREEVEAGFWGKLTNFVMKRPLAFAIPIVVGMILLIIPLGNMSLGGMSEKYLPPNNAARQSQEHFDKLFPGYRTNPLTIVIESTNHQPVTDQQVADVRSKAMQISGFIEQDNDPSNMWQERPQAPGGSKDPSVRVLQNGLQNPADSSKKLEELRAITPPKGIEILVGGTPALEQDSIHSLVDKAPLMVLVLISTTMVLMFLAFGSVVLPIKAAVMSVLTLGSTMGILTWIFIEGHGAGLLNFTPTPLMVVIIALVVAVGYGLATDYEVFLVSRMVEARENGMSTQESIRIGTATTGRLITAAALVLAVVAGSFVFSDLVMMKYLAFGLMAALLLDATVVRMFLVPSVMKLLGDDCWWAPRWMRRLQNRIGLGEIQLPDERKRPASKTRPPVTAGLVAAGAGAPRKPHDPTHPAALTRAAQPELAPVPASPSPSPSPQVPVRATPQATEAPTTRLSAPGATRNGPAPRAAGRGPAPKNATPPSAGETNKMPVAGSRPEPAPEPNTSDKTAALPAQRPEGDDSETATEKLNARGIQEDGTVDTSRRRRTGGGGLSAQDLLRREGRL, encoded by the coding sequence GTGTTCGCCTGGTGGGGTCGAACTGTGTACCGGATCCGGTACATCGTAATCGGGGTCACGGTGGCTCTGTGCCTGGGCGGTGGCATCTTCGGTCTCAGCCTGGGCAAGCACGTGACGCAGAGCGGTTTCTACGACGACGGCAGCCAATCGGTGAAGGCCTCGGTGCTCGGCGACCAGGTGTACGGCCGCGACCGTACCGGCCACGTCGTCGCCATATTCCATGCGCCTAACGGCAAGACCGTCACCGACCCGGCGTGGTCGAAGAAGATCTCCGACGAGCTGAACCAGTTCGTTGCCGACCATCCCAAAGAGGTGTTCGGCTGGGCCGGCTACCTGCGGGCACCCGACAGCACCAGCTCGGTCATCAAGGGCATGGCGACCGACGACAAGAAGTACACGTTCGTGTCGATCCCGCTGAAGGGCGACGACGACGACACGATCCTGACCAACTACAAGACCATCGAGCCGGCACTGCAGAAGCTCGACGGCGGCACCGTCCAACTGGCCGGCCTGCAACCGGTCGCGAGCGCGCTGACCGGCACCATCGCCACCGACCAGCGCCGCATGGAGGTGCTGGCGCTGCCGCTGGTAGCCGTCGTGTTGTTCCTGGTCTTCGGCGGCGCGGTCGCGGCCTGCCTTCCCGTCATGGTCGGCGGTCTGAGCATTGCCGGTTCGCTGGGCATCCTGCGGTTGATCGCGATGTTCGGGCCGGTGCACTTCTTCGCCCAACCGGTGGTCTCGCTGATCGGTCTCGGTATCGCGGTGGACTACGGGTTGTTCGTGGTGAGCCGGTTCCGGGAAGAGATCGCCGAGGGCTACGACACCGAGGCCGCGGTACGGCGCACGGTGATGACGGCGGGCCGGACGGTGGTGTTCTCGGCGGTGCTGATCGCCGCTTCGGGTGCCAGCCTGTTGTTGCTGCCGCAAGGTTTCGTGAAGTCGCTGACCTACGCCCTGATCACGGCGGTCTCGTTGGCCGCGATCCTGTCCATCACGCTGTTGCCCGCCTGCCTGGGCGTGCTCGGCAAGCACGTGGACGCGCTGGGTGTGCGGACCGCCTTCCGGGTTCCCTTCCTGCGCAACTGGAAGGTCTCGCGGGCCTACCTGAACTGGCTGGCCGACCGCTTGCAGAAGACCAAGACCCGCGAAGAGGTCGAGGCCGGGTTCTGGGGCAAGCTGACCAACTTCGTCATGAAGCGCCCGCTGGCGTTTGCGATCCCGATCGTCGTGGGGATGATCCTGCTGATCATCCCGCTGGGCAACATGTCGCTGGGCGGCATGAGCGAGAAGTACCTGCCGCCCAACAACGCGGCGCGCCAATCGCAAGAGCACTTCGACAAGCTTTTCCCCGGCTACCGGACGAATCCGCTGACGATCGTGATCGAGTCGACGAACCATCAGCCCGTCACCGACCAGCAGGTTGCGGACGTCCGCAGCAAAGCGATGCAGATCAGCGGGTTCATCGAGCAGGACAACGACCCGTCGAACATGTGGCAGGAACGCCCGCAGGCGCCGGGCGGGTCCAAGGACCCGTCGGTCCGGGTGCTGCAGAACGGGTTGCAGAACCCGGCTGACTCGTCGAAAAAACTCGAGGAGTTACGCGCGATAACGCCACCCAAGGGCATCGAGATACTCGTCGGCGGGACGCCAGCGCTGGAACAGGACTCGATTCACAGCCTGGTGGACAAGGCGCCGCTGATGGTGCTGGTACTGATCAGCACGACCATGGTCCTGATGTTCCTGGCGTTCGGATCGGTGGTGCTGCCGATCAAGGCGGCGGTGATGAGCGTGCTGACGCTCGGGTCCACGATGGGCATCCTGACGTGGATATTCATCGAAGGCCATGGCGCCGGACTGCTCAACTTCACGCCCACGCCGTTGATGGTGGTGATCATCGCGCTGGTGGTCGCGGTCGGTTACGGCCTGGCGACCGACTATGAAGTGTTCCTGGTGTCCCGCATGGTCGAGGCACGCGAAAACGGCATGTCCACCCAGGAATCGATCCGGATCGGCACGGCCACCACCGGTCGCCTGATCACCGCGGCCGCGCTGGTCCTGGCGGTGGTCGCGGGTTCGTTCGTGTTCTCCGACCTGGTGATGATGAAGTATCTGGCGTTCGGTCTGATGGCGGCGTTGCTGCTGGACGCGACCGTGGTCCGGATGTTCCTGGTTCCGTCGGTGATGAAGCTGCTCGGCGACGACTGCTGGTGGGCACCCCGCTGGATGAGACGCCTGCAGAACCGCATCGGCCTGGGCGAGATCCAGCTGCCCGACGAGCGCAAGCGTCCCGCCAGCAAGACACGGCCGCCGGTGACGGCCGGACTGGTGGCGGCCGGTGCCGGTGCTCCGCGCAAGCCGCACGACCCGACGCACCCGGCCGCGTTGACCCGGGCAGCCCAGCCGGAGCTGGCGCCCGTGCCCGCGTCGCCGTCGCCGTCGCCGTCGCCGCAGGTTCCGGTCCGTGCCACTCCGCAGGCCACCGAGGCTCCCACCACACGGCTCTCGGCGCCCGGGGCTACCCGCAACGGTCCGGCGCCCCGTGCGGCCGGCCGCGGCCCGGCGCCCAAGAACGCCACCCCGCCCTCTGCCGGGGAGACGAACAAGATGCCGGTGGCAGGCAGCCGCCCGGAACCCGCCCCGGAACCGAACACGTCCGACAAGACCGCGGCCCTGCCGGCCCAGCGGCCCGAGGGTGACGATTCCGAGACGGCCACCGAGAAGCTGAACGCCCGCGGCATCCAGGAGGACGGCACGGTGGACACGTCCCGCCGGCGTCGTACCGGTGGCGGTGGGCTGTCCGCGCAGGACCTGCTGCGTCGCGAGGGCCGGCTCTAG
- a CDS encoding NYN domain-containing protein: MSITEEVETESSDSLAPMLSLAEPIAKPVKRVLLVWDAPNLDMGLGSILGRRPTGVERPRFDALGRWLLARTAEVAAGSGAAEDIRVEPEATVFTNIAPGSAEVVRPWVDALRNVGFAVFAKPKIDEDSDVDRDMLEHIDQRFAEGLAGLVVASADGQAFRLPLEAVARAGTPVQVLGFREHASWALASDTLEFVDLEDIAGVFREPLPRIGLDSLPEQGAWLQPFRPLSSLLTSRV; the protein is encoded by the coding sequence ATGAGCATTACTGAAGAAGTGGAAACGGAGTCCTCCGATTCGCTGGCACCCATGCTGAGCCTGGCCGAGCCGATTGCCAAACCGGTCAAGCGGGTCCTGCTGGTGTGGGACGCCCCGAATCTGGACATGGGCCTGGGCTCGATCCTGGGCCGGCGGCCCACGGGGGTGGAACGGCCCCGGTTCGATGCGCTGGGGCGCTGGCTGCTGGCGCGGACCGCCGAGGTCGCGGCCGGTAGCGGCGCGGCCGAAGACATCCGGGTCGAGCCGGAGGCCACGGTGTTCACCAACATCGCACCGGGCAGCGCCGAAGTGGTGCGGCCCTGGGTAGACGCCCTGCGAAACGTCGGTTTCGCCGTCTTCGCCAAACCCAAGATCGACGAAGACAGCGACGTCGATCGCGACATGCTCGAACACATCGACCAGCGCTTCGCAGAAGGCCTCGCGGGCCTGGTGGTGGCCTCGGCCGACGGTCAGGCGTTCCGCCTGCCGCTGGAGGCGGTGGCCCGTGCCGGAACCCCAGTACAAGTGCTCGGATTTCGTGAACACGCCAGTTGGGCGCTAGCGTCGGATACCTTGGAGTTCGTCGACCTGGAGGACATTGCAGGCGTTTTCCGGGAGCCACTGCCGCGAATCGGCCTCGATTCGCTACCTGAGCAGGGGGCTTGGCTGCAGCCGTTCCGCCCGCTGTCGTCGCTGTTGACCTCGCGTGTGTGA
- the trmB gene encoding tRNA (guanosine(46)-N7)-methyltransferase TrmB, with amino-acid sequence MGHHGRMHAQPGVGLRPDAPWGYLPASSFRSRRSALSDAQRQTWERLWPQLGRQADTPPGETPDAPLDTGAWFGRSAPLVLEIGCGSGTSTLAMAQAEPDIDVIAVEIYRRGLAQLLCAIDAEQVSNIRLIRGNGVDVLKNLIAPQSLTGVRVFFPDPWPKARHHKRRLLQSGTVSLIADRLLPGGVLHAATDHPGYAEHIGEVGDAESRLVRVGSDTESLPISISRPTTKYETKAQEAGSHVCEFVWKRI; translated from the coding sequence ATGGGCCACCATGGACGGATGCACGCGCAACCCGGGGTTGGGTTACGGCCCGACGCGCCCTGGGGCTATCTGCCTGCCTCGAGTTTCCGGTCGCGGCGTTCGGCCCTGTCCGACGCCCAGCGCCAGACCTGGGAGCGGCTGTGGCCGCAGCTCGGCCGTCAGGCCGACACCCCGCCAGGCGAGACCCCGGACGCACCTCTGGATACCGGGGCCTGGTTCGGCCGCAGCGCGCCGCTGGTGCTGGAGATCGGGTGTGGCAGCGGAACGTCGACCCTGGCGATGGCGCAGGCCGAGCCGGATATCGACGTCATCGCGGTGGAGATCTACCGCCGCGGCCTGGCGCAATTGCTGTGCGCCATCGACGCCGAGCAGGTGAGCAACATCCGGCTGATCCGCGGCAACGGCGTCGACGTGCTCAAGAACCTGATCGCCCCGCAATCGCTGACCGGGGTTCGAGTCTTCTTCCCCGACCCGTGGCCGAAGGCGCGCCATCACAAGCGCCGGCTGCTGCAGTCCGGCACGGTTTCCCTCATCGCCGATCGGCTACTCCCCGGGGGTGTGCTGCATGCCGCAACCGATCATCCCGGCTACGCAGAGCACATCGGGGAGGTCGGCGACGCGGAGTCCCGGCTCGTCCGGGTCGGCAGCGACACCGAGTCACTACCGATTTCCATCAGTCGTCCCACTACCAAGTACGAGACGAAGGCTCAAGAAGCGGGCAGCCACGTCTGCGAGTTCGTATGGAAGCGGATCTGA